The DNA segment ACTTGGAGCAAGGCAAATTCTTTGTTGCTCAGCGGAATGACTTCGCCGTTCACTTCCACTTGGTAGGTGGTGGGGTCAAGGCTCATATCACCATTGATTACTTTCGGCGAGCTTTGTCCGTAATGGCGGCGTAAAATGGCACGAATGCGGGCTTGTAACTCGTTCATATCAAAGGGTTTTATCAAATAATCGTCTGCCCCGCCGTCCAACCCTGCTAAACGGCTGTCTATGTCATCACGGGCGGTAACGATTAACACGGGCGTGGTGTTTTTCTGTTGGCGTAAGCGTTGCAATAACTGCAAGCCGTCTTGCCCCGGTAACCCGAGATCTAACAAGACGAGATCATAGGTTTGCGTGATTAATGCCTGCTCGGCAGTGTTTCCGTTGTTCACCCAATCCACCGCATAATGGCTTTCTTTGAGGCTGTCCGCCATTGCCTGTGAGATCATTTTGTCATCTTCCACTAATAAAATTCGCATTTTGCCTCCAAAAAACTAATAAAAAAACAACCGCACTTTATCAATGCGGTTGCTGAAGTCAAATCTCATTCGGTGTTAGAAACGCTCGCCCGTGTTGGCATCGAGGCGAAGTTTTTCGATTTTGCCATTCACAATGGTTTTAATCTGATACTGTGGGCGATCTTTTTTCACTTTAAATTCAATCTCTTTGATTTTGCCGCCCGTTTGCTGTTGGGCGATGTCCACTGCTTGGGTGAGTGAAATTTTCACCTCTTGCTGCAAACGCTGGTGTTCTTCAGCGTGTTCCGCTTTTTGCTCAGATTTTGATCCCAACACGTCCCCCGTTTTGGCATCAATTTTAAATTCCTGCGTTTCGCTGTCTTTCAGCAATTTCACTTCATAGTAGAGATTGTCTTTCTTGTGCTTGAGTTCCACCTCTACCACTTTGCCGTCGAATTTGGATTTTGCCTGATCCATCGCTTGTTGTGCGGTGATGCTGGCTTGCTCAAAAATCGCGGTGTCTTTCAAGCTGTCCGCATAAGCCGTCCCCAATGCCCCGAAGGTTACTGCACCGATTAAGGCGGTGGCTAAAAGTGTTTTGCGTAAGTTTTTCATTGTTATACTCCTTTGTTAATCATTAAAATTCATCGTAGGTTGCTGTTCGCTTCCTTAGCGACGGGAGCATTATAAAAAGCCAGAATTAGCAAAAAATTAGCAAACACATTTTTTTGAAAAAATTGCACCGCTCGCGGAAGCCTTTAATTCACTTCCTTAATGCGTAGCTCTCGCGGCACTTCAAACACGGTGTTTTCTTCGCAGCCTTGTAGCTCTTCCACTTGGGTTACGCCTAATTCTTTTAAGCGATTGACTACCGATTGCACCAATACTTCAGGGGCAGAAGCGCCTGCGGTAATGCCAATGGTGGAAACCTCTTTGAGCCACGCGATGTCAATATCATTAGCATCATCAATCAGTTTCGCAGTTACGCCCATTCTGGTGGCAAGTTCTGCTAAGCGGTTGGAATTGGAAGAGTTTTTTGAACCAACAACAATCACCAAATCAGCAATTTTGGCTAATTCTCTCACCGCTTGTTGGCGGTTGGTGGTGGCATAGCAAATATCGTTTTTGCGTGGGCCTTGAATGGCGGGATATTTTTCTTTTAACGCAGCAATCACTTCACTAGTATCATCAATGGAAAGGGTGGTTTGCGTCATAAAGGTAATATCATCTTCTTTCGTCAGCGCAAGTTTGGCGATGTCTTCCACATCTTCCACCAAATAAATACCGCCTTGTGCATTATCATATTGCCCCATTGTGCCTTCTACTTCAGGGTGGCCTTCGTGTCCAATTAGCACCGCTTTTGTGCCTTTTCGGCTAGCACGTGCCACTTGCATATGCACTTTGGTTACCAGCGGACAAGTGGCATCAAACACTTTCAGCTCGCGTCTTTTGGCTTCTTGGCGAACAGCTTGAGAAACGCCGTGGGCGGAAAAAATCACGATCGCGCCGTCTGGCACTTCATCTAATTCTTCCACAAACACCGCGCCACGTTCACGCAATCCATTTACCACAAAACGGTTATGCACCACTTCGTGGCGGACATAAATCGGCGCGCCGTGAATTTCTAAAGCTAATTCGACAATGCTAATGGCACGATCTACCCCTGCACAAAAGCCACGCGGGTTGGCTAAGATAATTTTCACTGGGCTTTCTCCGTTTTTTTCTCGTTATTTTTGATGGCATCAATGGCAAGCAATGCGGCACCAATACAAATGGCAATGTCCGCCACGTTAAAGACTGGATAATGCCATTGTTGCCAGTAGAAATCGAAAAAATCCACCACAAAACCGTGATATGCACGATCCGCCATATTCGCCAGCGCTCCACCAATAATTAGAGCATAAGCAGTGTTTTGCAGCCGTTGGCTCGCTTTATTTTTGGCTAAGAAAATTACGAGCATTGCGGAAATTCCAATGGCAAGTAGAATAAAAAAGCTTTTCTGCCAGCCTGAATGATCCGCTAGAAAACTAAATGCTGCGCCATAATTTCGCACATAGGTGAGATTAAAAATAGGCAAAATTTGGACACTTTCGTACAGCTCAAAATGGTTTACCACTAAATATTTGGTAAACAAATCTAAGCAAAATGCCACCGCACTTAGCCAGAGAAATGATAAACCTGATTTAGATTTTGACATCTATTTGTTCCAAAATGTAGGTTGTTTCCAAATGTAGGGCGCATCTGTATGTGTCCAATTGGGATCACTACGCGGGCGGACACATCGGTCCGCCCCTACAAATTTAATATAAATCGTAGCTTCCAAATGTAGGGGCGCACCTATGTGTGCGCCCGATTGGGATAGCAACACAGGCGGACGCATCGGCTAGCCCTACAAATTCAATTACGCCAAACAAAAAATTCGTGAAAAAAGCACCGCACTTTGTGATTTCGCTAAATCAAAGTGCGGTGGAATTTTTTCACATTTTACGCAAAGCGTCTTACTTCACCTTCGCCGTCCACGTTTTCAACACAGCGTGAACATAGGGTTGGGTGTGCTGGATTTGTGCCGATGGTGTCAGAATAATGCCAGCAACGCGGACATTTTTCATTGGCGGAACGAACCACTTTCACTTTAAAGCCTTCTACTTCACCTGCTTCCACATCAGCTTCGGCTAATGGTTTCACTTGTGCTTTTGACGTGATCAGCACAAAGCGTAGTTCATTTTCCAGTTGCGATAAAATCTTCGCGTATTCATCGTTCGCATAAAGGGTAACCTCTGCTTCTAATGCGGCGCCAATGGTTTTATCTGCACGGGCTTGCTCTAACACACGGTTTACTTCATCACGCAATTTCAACACTTGTTGCCAGTAAGCATCATTCATTGTTTCTTCTGCGCTTAATGGGAATAAGCCGTCATAAAACTCTTCGGTAAACACAAATTCCGCGCGTTCACCGGGGATATATTGCCAAATTTCATCAGCGGTGAAAGATAAAATCGGCGCAATCCAACGCACCAAGGCTTCGGCAATATGCCATAAGGCTGTTTGGCAGCTACGGCGCGCAAGGCTGTCCGCTTTGGTGGTGTATTGGCGGTCTTTGATAATATCTAAATAGAACGATCCCATTTCGATTGAACAGAATTTCATTAAACGCTGAACAACGGCGTGGAATTGATAATTATCGTAAGCCTCTTGGATCTCTTTTTGTGCATTCAAGGCACAGTCCACCGCCCAGCGATCGAGTACGATCATTTCTTCTGGTTTAACTAAATCGCGTTTTGGATCAAAACCATTTAGGTTCGCCAAAAGGAAACGCGCCGTGTTACGAATGCGGCGATAGCTATCGGCAGCACGTTTTAAGATTTCGTCTGACACAGACATCTCGCCGGTGTAATCCGTTGAAGCTACCCATAAACGTAAAATATCGCCACCGAATTTGTCCATCACTTCTTGCGGGGTCACAATATTTCCGATGGATT comes from the Avibacterium avium genome and includes:
- the ispH gene encoding 4-hydroxy-3-methylbut-2-enyl diphosphate reductase; the protein is MKIILANPRGFCAGVDRAISIVELALEIHGAPIYVRHEVVHNRFVVNGLRERGAVFVEELDEVPDGAIVIFSAHGVSQAVRQEAKRRELKVFDATCPLVTKVHMQVARASRKGTKAVLIGHEGHPEVEGTMGQYDNAQGGIYLVEDVEDIAKLALTKEDDITFMTQTTLSIDDTSEVIAALKEKYPAIQGPRKNDICYATTNRQQAVRELAKIADLVIVVGSKNSSNSNRLAELATRMGVTAKLIDDANDIDIAWLKEVSTIGITAGASAPEVLVQSVVNRLKELGVTQVEELQGCEENTVFEVPRELRIKEVN
- the lspA gene encoding signal peptidase II, with amino-acid sequence MSKSKSGLSFLWLSAVAFCLDLFTKYLVVNHFELYESVQILPIFNLTYVRNYGAAFSFLADHSGWQKSFFILLAIGISAMLVIFLAKNKASQRLQNTAYALIIGGALANMADRAYHGFVVDFFDFYWQQWHYPVFNVADIAICIGAALLAIDAIKNNEKKTEKAQ
- a CDS encoding PepSY domain-containing protein, producing the protein MKNLRKTLLATALIGAVTFGALGTAYADSLKDTAIFEQASITAQQAMDQAKSKFDGKVVEVELKHKKDNLYYEVKLLKDSETQEFKIDAKTGDVLGSKSEQKAEHAEEHQRLQQEVKISLTQAVDIAQQQTGGKIKEIEFKVKKDRPQYQIKTIVNGKIEKLRLDANTGERF
- a CDS encoding response regulator, coding for MRILLVEDDKMISQAMADSLKESHYAVDWVNNGNTAEQALITQTYDLVLLDLGLPGQDGLQLLQRLRQQKNTTPVLIVTARDDIDSRLAGLDGGADDYLIKPFDMNELQARIRAILRRHYGQSSPKVINGDMSLDPTTYQVEVNGEVIPLSNKEFALLQVLMTRAGIIHSRAELEDKIYAWGEEVESNAIDFLIHSLRKKLGKERIKNVRGVGWLMAKTEAV